Proteins from a single region of Bartonella sp. M0283:
- the cobS gene encoding adenosylcobinamide-GDP ribazoletransferase produces MCDFLGPLMRSLGFLTRLPINSLWFSPEHKISEDAHFFPIAGLIIGFISSLCLALVHLAEFNEWISATLSVLLTIIITGALHEDGLADVGDAFFVAKEPEERLKIMKDSRIGTYGTVALLFSILLRIELISTILVNLGLYAAFIALMVSEAVSRGGMVWFWTRLPLARKNGTAAAAGEPSTVTLRKTLTITAVILLVAGLLSFGLVWTIVSIVVLCLFVYVFSLQCLKRIGGYTGDTLGAIEQCLAIILLATVNLF; encoded by the coding sequence TTGTGCGATTTTCTTGGCCCATTAATGCGTTCATTAGGCTTTCTTACCCGTTTGCCTATAAATAGCCTTTGGTTTTCGCCGGAGCACAAGATTTCCGAAGATGCCCATTTTTTCCCCATTGCGGGCTTGATTATCGGCTTCATTTCCTCATTGTGTCTCGCATTGGTCCACTTGGCGGAGTTTAATGAATGGATTTCTGCGACCTTATCCGTGCTGCTCACAATTATCATAACCGGCGCACTTCATGAAGACGGGCTTGCAGATGTGGGAGATGCCTTTTTCGTAGCAAAAGAACCAGAAGAACGCCTGAAAATAATGAAGGATTCACGTATCGGAACCTACGGAACAGTGGCTTTGTTATTTTCCATCCTGTTGAGAATAGAGCTTATTTCAACTATTTTGGTCAATCTCGGCCTTTATGCAGCATTCATTGCACTTATGGTCAGCGAAGCGGTAAGCCGTGGTGGAATGGTATGGTTCTGGACAAGACTTCCTCTTGCCCGCAAGAATGGTACTGCAGCAGCTGCCGGAGAACCTTCCACTGTTACATTACGTAAAACATTGACAATTACAGCAGTCATTTTGCTTGTCGCGGGTCTTTTATCATTCGGGCTTGTTTGGACGATCGTCTCGATTGTCGTTCTATGCTTGTTTGTTTACGTTTTTTCCTTACAGTGTCTCAAGCGTATTGGCGGTTATACCGGTGATACG
- the cobT gene encoding nicotinate-nucleotide--dimethylbenzimidazole phosphoribosyltransferase — protein MTASSPFDDFRALLNSLPDPDENAIRLARKRQSELTKPEGSLGRLEDIALWYAGWRGKEKPLVTRPLVAVFAGNHGVTDENVTPVPRAVTQQMVENFAAGGAAINQICIAYDLGLKIFDLALDYPTMDITKDAAMDMRGAAATMAFGMESIAGGTDLLCLGEMGIGNTTIASAISLALFGGKAEEWTGPGTGSKGDYYRRKIAAVKKAVELHKDHLDDPFEVMRRLGGREIAAMMGAILAARMEKIPVILDGFVVTSAAAILHKINPHALDHCIAGHVSAEPAHRRLLDKIGKKPLLDLGMRLGEGTGAAIAAGVVKAAVLTHSQMATFEQAGIKI, from the coding sequence GTGACAGCTTCCAGTCCTTTTGATGATTTTCGCGCTTTATTGAACAGTTTGCCTGACCCCGATGAAAACGCCATTAGGTTGGCCAGAAAGCGTCAGTCGGAGCTTACAAAGCCGGAAGGTTCGTTGGGAAGGCTCGAGGATATCGCGCTTTGGTACGCTGGTTGGAGAGGCAAGGAAAAGCCGCTTGTTACCCGGCCTCTGGTTGCGGTATTTGCCGGAAACCATGGTGTGACAGACGAAAACGTTACACCTGTGCCACGTGCCGTTACCCAGCAGATGGTTGAAAATTTTGCTGCTGGTGGCGCGGCTATTAACCAGATATGTATCGCCTACGATCTGGGGTTGAAGATCTTCGACCTCGCTTTGGACTATCCGACGATGGATATTACCAAGGATGCTGCGATGGATATGCGTGGAGCTGCTGCAACAATGGCTTTCGGCATGGAATCAATTGCCGGTGGTACCGATTTGTTATGTTTGGGCGAAATGGGAATCGGCAATACAACAATTGCTTCGGCAATTTCTCTGGCTCTCTTCGGCGGAAAAGCAGAAGAATGGACAGGGCCGGGCACAGGTTCCAAGGGCGATTATTACCGGCGCAAGATTGCAGCGGTTAAGAAGGCTGTCGAACTTCATAAAGATCATCTTGACGATCCGTTTGAAGTTATGCGTCGGCTTGGCGGTCGTGAAATAGCAGCCATGATGGGTGCTATTCTCGCAGCGCGCATGGAAAAAATTCCCGTCATACTTGATGGCTTTGTTGTCACATCGGCGGCGGCAATTTTGCATAAGATCAATCCGCACGCTCTTGATCACTGCATTGCAGGCCATGTTTCGGCAGAACCGGCGCATCGCCGCCTGTTAGATAAAATAGGTAAAAAACCGCTTCTTGATCTCGGAATGAGATTGGGCGAGGGGACGGGGGCCGCAATAGCAGCAGGTGTTGTCAAAGCGGCCGTTCTCACACATTCGCAAATGGCAACCTTTGAACAGGCAGGAATTAAAATCTGA
- the thiM gene encoding hydroxyethylthiazole kinase, which produces MSIEIDKRLSLDNLRAKRPLIQCLTNEVAMNFCANVLNALGASPVMSFSPDEAAEFVDNADAVTTNIGTLTREKYAGIRLVMERAKVLGKPVVFDPVAHFATSFRRNATKHLLELSPKVIRGNASEIIAFTAKTSAHGVDSHAEGESRFNAAIEAAKQTKSVIAMSGKTDFITDGNEHILVEGGHSLMSKVSASGCALTCVTGAFIALAPDQALKATVKAFAAFSAAGAIASHQAKGPGSFVPLFIDALAALNDEGVAAHTLVTPWQNDIETE; this is translated from the coding sequence ATGTCAATTGAAATTGATAAACGGCTTAGCCTCGATAATTTGAGGGCAAAACGCCCTCTTATTCAATGTCTGACCAATGAAGTGGCAATGAACTTCTGCGCTAATGTACTTAACGCATTGGGTGCCTCTCCGGTAATGTCATTTTCACCTGACGAAGCAGCCGAATTTGTGGATAACGCTGATGCGGTAACCACAAATATCGGCACATTGACACGTGAAAAATATGCCGGCATACGACTGGTTATGGAACGCGCAAAAGTACTGGGTAAGCCTGTTGTGTTCGACCCGGTTGCTCATTTTGCAACGTCCTTCAGGAGAAATGCCACAAAACATCTTCTTGAATTGTCCCCGAAAGTGATAAGAGGCAATGCTTCGGAAATTATCGCCTTTACTGCAAAAACCAGCGCACACGGTGTCGATAGCCATGCAGAAGGAGAAAGTCGCTTCAATGCAGCAATAGAAGCGGCAAAACAAACAAAATCAGTCATTGCCATGTCTGGCAAAACCGACTTTATAACAGATGGTAATGAGCACATATTAGTCGAAGGTGGACACAGTTTGATGTCCAAGGTTTCGGCTAGTGGATGTGCCCTTACCTGCGTGACAGGTGCATTTATCGCGCTCGCGCCTGACCAAGCCCTGAAAGCCACAGTGAAAGCATTTGCAGCCTTCTCGGCAGCCGGAGCAATTGCCAGTCATCAGGCGAAAGGCCCGGGTAGTTTTGTGCCCCTTTTCATTGATGCACTTGCAGCACTCAATGACGAAGGTGTTGCCGCACATACTTTGGTTACGCCTTGGCAAAATGACATTGAAACAGAATAA
- a CDS encoding Lrp/AsnC family transcriptional regulator, whose translation MDRLDRKILRLLQEDATLAVADIAKKVGLSTTPCWRRIQKLEEDGVIQRRVAILSPEKVNTRVTVFVSVRTGAHNHEWLKRFSEVVHAFPEVVEFYRMSGDVDYLLRVVVPDIAAYDVFYKKLIAKIDIRDVSSAFAMEQIKYTTELPLDYMVLEKEVNHL comes from the coding sequence ATGGATCGTCTTGATAGGAAAATTCTTCGTCTTTTACAGGAGGACGCAACACTTGCGGTCGCTGATATCGCAAAAAAAGTGGGCCTTTCGACAACGCCTTGTTGGCGGCGCATTCAAAAACTGGAAGAAGATGGCGTTATTCAGCGCCGTGTTGCTATTCTTTCGCCAGAGAAGGTCAATACGCGCGTCACGGTGTTTGTATCGGTAAGAACCGGTGCTCATAATCATGAATGGTTAAAAAGGTTTTCGGAAGTTGTTCACGCATTTCCCGAAGTTGTTGAGTTTTATCGCATGAGTGGCGATGTCGACTACCTTTTGCGTGTTGTGGTACCGGACATTGCAGCCTATGATGTTTTTTACAAAAAACTGATCGCAAAAATCGACATCAGGGATGTATCCTCAGCCTTTGCCATGGAACAAATAAAATATACAACCGAACTACCGCTTGATTACATGGTATTAGAGAAAGAAGTAAACCATCTTTAG
- a CDS encoding uracil-DNA glycosylase family protein, whose protein sequence is MNRSSKANLSEIEKLDKEIAACRICYDKPLFMPPLPHEPRPVAYLSSTARIVIAGQAPGMRVHNTGIPFNDPSGERLRDWLGVDRECFYDKTKFAIIPMGFCFPGYSKTKSDLPPRKECRLTWHDRIFAAMPQIELVIAIGGYAQKYHINNLDKKSVTETVKDWKNILTIQQAKGYHVLPLPHPSWRNTHWIKNNPWFESELLPTLKKLVVSYI, encoded by the coding sequence ATGAACAGATCAAGCAAAGCAAATTTATCCGAAATAGAAAAACTCGACAAAGAAATAGCAGCTTGCAGAATATGTTACGACAAGCCGTTATTCATGCCACCTCTGCCGCATGAGCCTCGTCCTGTAGCCTATCTCTCGTCGACTGCCCGCATTGTTATCGCCGGTCAAGCGCCCGGAATGCGTGTTCATAACACGGGCATACCATTTAACGATCCTTCTGGCGAGCGTTTGCGTGATTGGCTTGGGGTTGATCGGGAATGCTTTTATGATAAAACCAAATTCGCCATTATCCCCATGGGATTTTGTTTTCCCGGTTACAGCAAAACGAAAAGCGACCTGCCTCCCCGCAAAGAATGTCGTTTGACTTGGCATGACCGGATTTTTGCAGCAATGCCACAAATCGAACTTGTTATCGCCATTGGCGGTTATGCCCAAAAATATCACATTAACAATCTCGATAAAAAATCTGTAACGGAAACCGTAAAAGATTGGAAAAATATTCTAACAATTCAGCAAGCTAAAGGGTATCACGTTCTTCCTCTTCCGCACCCTTCGTGGCGAAATACTCATTGGATAAAAAACAATCCTTGGTTCGAAAGTGAATTACTACCAACACTCAAAAAACTGGTCGTAAGTTACATATGA
- a CDS encoding thermonuclease family protein → MIRRNINLLDIVVAVVVVATALYLYFSSAKKTTVDENQSFAPEKVEIIHGIPRLSDGDSLHLQGIKVRLLGIDAPELHQFCNKDGASYPCGELAKQHLESLINGNEISCTSTKTDKYDRLLAKCHSGERELNREMVKDGWAVSYYDYKQEEAEARKQKLGIWSGTFEWPHTWRRAHPR, encoded by the coding sequence ATGATCCGCAGAAATATCAACCTATTGGATATTGTTGTGGCTGTGGTTGTCGTGGCCACCGCTCTCTATCTCTATTTTTCGAGCGCTAAAAAGACTACTGTCGATGAAAACCAGTCCTTCGCACCTGAAAAGGTTGAAATCATTCATGGCATTCCGCGGCTCTCGGACGGCGATTCGTTGCATCTCCAAGGCATTAAAGTCCGGCTTTTAGGGATTGATGCGCCCGAACTCCACCAATTTTGTAATAAAGATGGTGCCTCTTACCCCTGTGGTGAATTGGCCAAACAGCATCTCGAAAGCTTGATAAACGGAAATGAAATAAGTTGTACATCGACGAAAACAGATAAATACGACCGCTTATTGGCGAAATGCCATTCGGGCGAGCGTGAGCTCAATCGTGAAATGGTAAAAGATGGCTGGGCCGTTAGCTATTACGACTATAAGCAAGAAGAAGCGGAGGCGCGAAAACAAAAGCTTGGCATTTGGTCCGGCACATTCGAATGGCCACACACATGGAGGCGTGCTCATCCACGCTGA
- a CDS encoding glutathione S-transferase family protein: MLVLWGRPTSSNVKKVLWTLDEIGLDYQYIKAGGAYGGLDTPEFLALNPNGLVPTIKDDDLVLWESNTIVRYLAARYGKGVLWIEDCGKRASAEKWMDWTMGTLFTPFVDLLMNVVRLAPEKRDSQKVVDAVDKFEKGLAIMDGELKKQAFLSGENLGIGDIIPGVFVYYYYAMDLPRKNKFAHVESWYQKLQTRPGYKKHVMIPIS; this comes from the coding sequence ATGCTCGTACTTTGGGGGCGCCCTACGTCTAGCAATGTAAAAAAAGTTCTCTGGACGCTTGATGAAATCGGGCTTGATTATCAATATATCAAAGCCGGCGGCGCATATGGCGGATTGGACACACCAGAGTTTTTAGCACTTAATCCAAATGGATTGGTTCCTACAATCAAGGATGACGACCTGGTTCTTTGGGAATCCAACACAATTGTGCGCTACCTTGCCGCCCGTTATGGCAAAGGGGTATTGTGGATCGAAGACTGTGGCAAACGTGCTTCTGCTGAGAAATGGATGGATTGGACAATGGGGACATTGTTTACACCATTTGTAGATCTCTTGATGAATGTTGTTCGCCTTGCTCCCGAAAAGCGCGATTCCCAAAAAGTCGTCGATGCTGTAGACAAGTTCGAAAAAGGACTTGCGATTATGGATGGCGAGCTGAAAAAGCAGGCTTTCCTTTCGGGAGAAAATTTGGGTATTGGTGACATCATCCCCGGCGTTTTCGTTTATTATTATTATGCAATGGATTTGCCGCGTAAAAACAAATTTGCCCATGTCGAATCCTGGTATCAGAAACTACAAACACGCCCCGGATATAAAAAACATGTCATGATTCCAATCAGCTAA
- the mobB gene encoding molybdopterin-guanine dinucleotide biosynthesis protein B — protein sequence MKNNLKVFGVTGWKNNGKTTMVVRLVEELTSRGYKISTVKHAHHDFDIDHENTDSWRHRKSGAQEVAVVSSRRFALIHENKTEEETPLSTILDLLSPCDLVIVEGYKRDKHDKLEVRRKGGKIGEPLNKSDPHIVAIASDEPVAEKHLPYFNIDDVAAIADFIVKHMKLEQKQEA from the coding sequence ATGAAAAACAATCTTAAAGTTTTTGGCGTAACCGGCTGGAAAAACAATGGAAAAACAACCATGGTGGTACGCCTTGTTGAAGAATTGACTTCGCGCGGCTACAAAATTTCCACGGTTAAACACGCTCATCATGATTTCGATATTGATCATGAAAATACTGATTCATGGCGTCATCGCAAATCCGGAGCTCAAGAGGTTGCGGTCGTATCATCGCGTCGTTTTGCACTTATCCACGAAAACAAGACAGAAGAAGAAACGCCGCTTTCTACCATTCTGGACCTTCTATCACCTTGCGATCTGGTCATAGTCGAAGGATATAAACGTGATAAGCATGATAAACTCGAAGTTCGTCGCAAAGGTGGCAAAATTGGCGAACCTCTCAACAAATCGGATCCGCATATTGTCGCTATTGCATCGGATGAGCCTGTGGCGGAAAAGCATTTGCCTTATTTCAATATTGATGATGTAGCAGCAATTGCCGATTTTATTGTTAAACATATGAAACTGGAACAAAAGCAAGAGGCATAG
- a CDS encoding molybdenum cofactor guanylyltransferase, with translation MKILGLILAGGHSSRMGQDKAGLKFGGKTLAENQREILVKHHFPVAISSNSHVKTDIDIPVLPDPAEVKYAGPLAGIYAGLQYASANSYQFILTMPVDCPIIPDEFFVKMTEAVDATTSLRIASTPSGLQPTFALWATKLKSDLFNFLIGSENKSIRSFAFAHNVSIVRFDNVYSEGAFFNVNTPEDYQYLQENFGIKDEKQS, from the coding sequence ATGAAAATTCTGGGTTTGATATTGGCCGGCGGTCATTCCTCCCGAATGGGACAGGATAAAGCAGGTTTGAAATTTGGCGGAAAAACTCTTGCGGAAAATCAGCGTGAAATATTGGTAAAACATCATTTTCCGGTCGCAATAAGCTCCAATAGCCATGTAAAAACCGATATTGACATACCTGTTCTTCCCGACCCAGCCGAGGTTAAATATGCCGGTCCACTTGCGGGTATATATGCCGGGCTTCAATATGCTTCCGCAAATAGTTACCAGTTTATACTTACAATGCCGGTTGATTGCCCGATTATACCCGATGAATTTTTTGTTAAAATGACAGAAGCAGTCGATGCTACGACTTCTCTCAGGATTGCCTCCACACCATCGGGGTTGCAACCAACTTTTGCCCTGTGGGCAACAAAGCTTAAATCCGATCTTTTCAATTTTTTGATAGGTTCCGAAAACAAAAGCATCCGCTCATTCGCTTTCGCTCACAATGTGTCTATAGTGCGGTTTGACAATGTCTATAGCGAAGGTGCATTCTTTAACGTTAACACGCCTGAAGATTATCAATATCTACAGGAAAATTTCGGGATAAAAGATGAAAAACAATCTTAA
- a CDS encoding murein L,D-transpeptidase, with protein sequence MLKKPISRLVFTFFAGSVLYASPFCVEQASAINNLMELFSKKSKPAPVYEAPVDGNNQLKVQDPSKLKVQDPSLSEKSQNKAIKKPNIEQIKRATIASPKPFDYKPERLVPIKFPAIDLIETNSTVKSSTPFGLPLSARYNVILESDASKDEQATTEFRLADLSAVDAEAEQSIAGIVIHYYEQNPKLLWSQDGEVVPKAKDILLFFSHLDDDGLEPRDYLVKMPDENLFGEERQRALANFDVTLTSRILRYIQDASNGRIIADRLSPFHDLPRKEIDFAGELNRIAKSENTIAILKSYLPQSDYYLTLKKALAELPEARQNDNIKIAAQTVIKPGETNDNLPKFTALLLSRAPSGYLSEHKAILQNLNGEKNYNGQLVDAVKDYQKFVNKTADGIIGPSTIGTLVNNNVDVKRQKIINSMERLRWLPHDFGARYVLINQAAYRAQYVENNEIRLDMKVVVGSPQRQTYFFYDRIRLVTFNPSWGVPNSIVVNEMLPRILQDSGYLQRNNYQLYDSSGKPVSASAVNWQKVASNGRGISIRQTPGKTNALGELKILFPNKHDIYLHDTPNKAAFSRDMRALSHGCVRLEYPREMAAAVLGKNVDDLKPYFAKGERSVSLGQPVPVYLTYFTAWPDLKTGRINYYDDVYSRDALMAGATEKTDSVRQQNM encoded by the coding sequence ATGTTGAAAAAACCAATCTCTCGCCTTGTTTTTACATTTTTTGCCGGTTCTGTGCTTTATGCTTCGCCTTTTTGCGTGGAACAAGCTTCTGCCATCAATAATCTGATGGAATTGTTCAGCAAAAAATCGAAGCCTGCACCGGTTTATGAAGCACCGGTGGACGGAAACAACCAGCTCAAGGTGCAAGACCCGTCCAAGCTCAAGGTGCAAGACCCGTCTTTGTCTGAAAAGTCGCAAAATAAAGCGATCAAGAAGCCAAATATCGAACAAATCAAGCGTGCGACTATCGCTAGTCCCAAGCCATTTGATTATAAGCCTGAACGTCTGGTGCCAATCAAATTTCCGGCGATCGATCTTATCGAGACGAATTCGACCGTAAAATCGTCTACTCCCTTCGGCCTGCCATTATCTGCCCGCTATAATGTAATTTTGGAAAGTGACGCTTCAAAAGACGAACAAGCGACAACAGAGTTTCGTTTAGCCGATTTGTCTGCTGTTGATGCTGAGGCGGAACAGTCAATAGCCGGGATAGTCATTCACTATTACGAACAAAATCCGAAACTTTTATGGTCGCAAGACGGGGAAGTTGTACCAAAAGCAAAAGATATTTTGCTTTTTTTTAGCCATCTTGATGACGACGGCTTGGAACCACGAGATTATCTGGTGAAAATGCCGGATGAAAATTTATTTGGTGAAGAAAGACAACGTGCGCTCGCCAATTTTGATGTCACTTTGACAAGCCGGATTTTGCGCTACATTCAAGACGCTTCAAACGGAAGGATTATTGCCGACCGCTTGTCTCCTTTTCATGATTTACCACGAAAAGAGATAGACTTTGCCGGTGAGTTAAACCGGATTGCTAAGAGCGAAAACACGATTGCCATTTTAAAATCCTATCTTCCACAATCCGACTATTACCTAACATTGAAGAAAGCTTTGGCAGAACTTCCCGAAGCCCGTCAGAATGATAATATTAAAATTGCAGCCCAAACCGTAATCAAACCGGGCGAAACGAATGACAATTTGCCCAAATTTACAGCGCTCCTTTTAAGTCGGGCGCCATCAGGCTATCTCAGTGAGCACAAAGCGATACTGCAAAACCTCAATGGTGAGAAAAATTATAACGGCCAATTGGTTGATGCTGTCAAAGATTATCAAAAATTCGTCAATAAAACGGCCGATGGTATTATCGGACCTTCAACTATCGGAACATTGGTAAATAATAATGTTGATGTAAAGCGACAAAAAATCATTAATTCAATGGAGCGCCTCAGGTGGCTTCCGCATGATTTTGGTGCACGCTATGTATTGATCAATCAGGCAGCATATAGAGCGCAATATGTCGAGAATAATGAAATCAGGCTCGACATGAAGGTTGTTGTGGGCAGTCCACAAAGACAGACTTATTTTTTCTATGACCGGATAAGACTTGTTACTTTCAACCCGTCCTGGGGTGTTCCAAATTCAATTGTTGTAAATGAAATGTTGCCGCGTATCCTGCAGGATTCGGGTTACCTCCAGCGCAATAATTACCAGCTTTATGACAGTTCCGGCAAACCGGTTTCGGCGTCTGCGGTCAACTGGCAAAAAGTTGCTTCAAACGGGCGCGGAATCAGCATTCGCCAAACACCAGGGAAAACAAATGCCTTGGGCGAACTCAAGATACTTTTTCCCAATAAACATGATATCTATCTGCATGACACCCCCAACAAAGCGGCGTTTTCACGTGATATGCGCGCGCTCAGTCATGGTTGTGTGCGGCTTGAATATCCTCGCGAAATGGCGGCAGCGGTGCTGGGCAAAAATGTTGATGATTTGAAACCTTATTTTGCAAAAGGTGAAAGAAGCGTATCGCTCGGTCAACCGGTTCCGGTCTATCTTACTTATTTTACCGCCTGGCCTGATCTTAAAACCGGTAGGATCAACTATTATGATGATGTTTACAGTCGCGACGCGTTGATGGCCGGAGCAACAGAAAAAACCGATTCCGTCAGACAGCAAAATATGTAG
- the rpmG gene encoding 50S ribosomal protein L33 produces the protein MAKAASIKIKLLSTADTGFFYVTKKNSRTMTEKMTKRKYDPIAKKHVEFKETKIK, from the coding sequence ATGGCTAAAGCAGCATCCATTAAAATCAAGCTTTTGTCGACTGCAGATACCGGTTTTTTCTATGTTACAAAGAAAAATAGCCGCACAATGACAGAAAAAATGACAAAACGTAAATATGACCCGATTGCAAAAAAGCATGTCGAGTTTAAAGAAACAAAAATCAAGTAA
- a CDS encoding MFS transporter: protein MQPDHPSQNLKPWSAIFAATATIGAVGMALGLGTQLISILMAARGFSSSVIGYSGTVGGIATIIAAVFTARIAKKLGVARSILTMMCVGCASFLGFYYFESIFIWFVLRFTLHFAITVMFILSEFWVNSSAPPAKRGTILAIYAITLGLGFTIGPTLLAHVGSQGFTPFGTACILIALAAIPIVIAWNLSPTFKDSDHVAFIRYIFAVPSSTMAVLVYGAIQMGALTLITPFSLNLGYSEGEAAKFMSILALGNVLLLIPIGIISDFVTDRRYPLMGCAIIGLIGTILIPWIAEVKWLLTLDLFILGGVSAGLYTIGLAQLGARLKGFELAAANSAFIFCYGIGMLVGPTAIGKAMDLFPPFGFSNTMATFFGLYIILVVSRVVLKLIRS, encoded by the coding sequence ATGCAGCCTGATCATCCCTCACAGAATTTGAAGCCATGGAGCGCAATATTTGCCGCCACTGCTACGATTGGTGCAGTGGGTATGGCATTGGGGCTCGGGACTCAACTTATTTCTATTCTCATGGCTGCCCGTGGTTTTTCCAGTAGCGTAATAGGTTACAGCGGAACTGTGGGCGGAATCGCAACAATTATTGCTGCAGTCTTTACAGCACGAATTGCTAAAAAACTCGGTGTCGCACGTTCCATATTAACGATGATGTGCGTCGGATGTGCAAGCTTTTTAGGATTTTATTATTTCGAATCGATTTTTATCTGGTTCGTTTTGCGCTTCACCTTACATTTTGCCATTACGGTGATGTTTATCCTTTCCGAATTTTGGGTAAACAGCTCGGCTCCTCCAGCTAAACGCGGCACGATTCTTGCGATATATGCGATTACACTCGGGCTAGGTTTTACTATTGGCCCTACCCTTCTTGCCCATGTAGGAAGTCAGGGTTTTACTCCATTCGGCACCGCCTGTATTCTGATTGCTCTGGCAGCAATCCCGATTGTTATTGCCTGGAACTTAAGCCCGACATTCAAAGATAGCGACCACGTTGCATTTATCCGTTATATTTTTGCTGTGCCAAGTTCAACGATGGCCGTACTGGTTTACGGTGCAATACAAATGGGCGCATTGACGCTTATTACCCCCTTCAGTCTGAATCTCGGCTATAGCGAGGGTGAAGCTGCCAAATTCATGTCCATACTTGCGTTGGGAAATGTTCTGCTGCTTATTCCGATAGGCATTATCAGCGATTTTGTTACGGACAGACGCTATCCCTTGATGGGCTGTGCAATCATTGGCTTGATCGGGACAATATTGATTCCCTGGATTGCAGAGGTCAAATGGCTGCTTACCCTTGATCTTTTTATTTTGGGAGGAGTTTCGGCTGGCCTCTATACAATAGGTCTGGCGCAACTTGGAGCACGGCTCAAGGGATTCGAACTTGCTGCAGCCAATTCAGCCTTTATTTTTTGCTATGGCATCGGAATGCTTGTCGGACCAACGGCAATCGGAAAAGCGATGGATCTGTTTCCACCTTTCGGCTTTTCGAACACAATGGCGACATTTTTCGGACTTTATATCATTTTAGTGGTCTCAAGAGTTGTGTTAAAGCTAATCCGCTCTTGA